A single window of Sebastes umbrosus isolate fSebUmb1 chromosome 16, fSebUmb1.pri, whole genome shotgun sequence DNA harbors:
- the LOC119474258 gene encoding alcohol dehydrogenase 1-like, whose amino-acid sequence MATAGKVIKCKAAVAWEPNKPLVIEEVEVAPPQANEIRMKIVATAVCHSDLYHLFERMHKDGFPVVLGHEAAGIVESVGPGVTEYQPGDKVIPLFLTQCRECRFCKSPKTNQCDMGWATDRFDAMSPSESRFTCKGKKVLQFTGTSTFSEYTVVNQMAVAKIDPAAPLDKVCLLGCGVSTGYGAAVNTAKVEPGSTCAVFGLGAVGLAAVMGCKVAGAKRIIAVDINPEKFEKAKVFGATDFVNPKDHSKPINQVLSDMTDGGVDFSLECVGNVGVMRSALESCVKGWGVSVLVGWTDLYDVATRPIQLIGGRTWKGSTFGGFKGREGVPQMVKAYLDKKVKLDEFITHNMTLDQVNDAIELMKRGECIRTVLNVSPQ is encoded by the exons ATGGCCACAGCTGGAAAG GTCATCAAGTGCAAGGCAGCAGTGGCCTGGGAACCCAACAAGCCTTTGGTGATTGAGGAGGTTGAGGTGGCCCCGCCCCAGGCCAATGAGATACGCATGAAG ATTGTGGCGACTGCAGTGTGCCATTCGGACTTGTACCACCTTTTTGAAAGGATGCATAAAGACGGCTTCCCAGTAGTCCTCGGCCACGAGGCAGCCGGCATCGTAGAGAGCGTCGGGCCTGGAGTCACTGAATATCAGCCAG GAGACAAGGTTATCCCTCTGTTCCTCACCCAGTGTAGAGAATGTCGCTTCTGTAAGAGTCCAAAGACGAACCAATGTGACATGGGATG GGCTACTGATCGTTTCGATGCAATGTCACCGTCAGAGTCCAGGTTTACCTGTAAGGGGAAGAAGGTGCTGCAGTTTACAGGAACCAGTACCTTCTCTGAGTACACTGTGGTTAACCAGATGGCTGTGGCTAAGATCGACCCCGCTGCCCCTCTGGACAAAGTCTGTCTCCTTGGGTGTGGGGTCAGCACAGGATATGGAGCAGCAGTTAATACTGCTAAG GTGGAACCGGGCTCCACATGTGCTGTGTTTGGTCTGGGAGCTGTGGGTTTGGCTGCAGTCATGGGCTGCAAGGTTGCAGGAGCCAAGAGGATTATTGCCGTTGACATCAATCCAGAGAAGTTTGAGAAGGCCAAGGTGTTCGGCGCGACCGACTTTGTGAACCCCAAGGATCACAGTAAACCCATCAACCAGGTGCTGTCTGACATGACTGACGGAGGAGTGGACTTCTCCCTGGAATGTGTCGGGAATGTGGGAGTCATG CGCAGTGCCTTGGAGTCTTGTGTTAAAGGTTGGGGTGTTAGTGTGCTGGTTGGCTGGACAGACCTGTACGATGTTGCTACTCGGCCCATTCAACTAATCGGTGGACGGACATGGAAGGGCTCCACATTTGGAG GCTTTAAGGGTAGGGAAGGCGTGCCTCAGATGGTTAAAGCCTATCTGGACAAGAAGGTGAAGCTGGATGAATTCATCACTCACAACATGACTTTGGACCAGGTCAATGATGCCATTGAGCTGATGAAGCGTGGTGAATG CATCCGGACGGTCCTGAATGTTTCTCCACAATAA
- the LOC119474257 gene encoding alcohol dehydrogenase class-3 chain L produces MSIRMLNSMATAGKVIRCKAAVAWEAGQPLVMEEVEVAPPRGGEVRLKIVATGICHTDSYTLSGSDPEGVFPVVLGHEGAGIVESVGEGVTKFQPGDTVIPLYIPQCRECKFCKNPKTNLCQKIRLTQGKGLMPDGTSRFSCKGKSLFHFMGCSTFSEYTVVAEISLAKVDHRAPLDKVCLLGCGITTGYGAALNTAKVEAGSTCAVFGLGALGLAAIMGCKAAGAARIIGVDLNPDKFKTAREFGATDVVNPKDHSKPIQEVLVEMTDGGVDYSFECVGNVAIMRAALEACHKGWGTSVIIGVAAAGQEISTRPFQLVTGRTWRGTAFGGYKSVDSVPKLVEEYMNKKLKVDEFVTHTLPFVKITDGFDLMHAGKCIRVVLQF; encoded by the exons ATGAGTATCCGGATGTTAAACAGCATGGCAACTGCAGGGAAG GTGATCCGGTGCAAAGCTGCGGTAGCATGGGAGGCTGGGCAACCTctggtgatggaggaggtggaggtggcaCCTCCTAGAGGCGGGGAAGTTCGCCTCAAG ATTGTGGCCACAGGGATCTGTCACACTGACTCCTACACACTAAGTGGCTCCGACCCTGAGGGAGTTTTCCCTGTAGTGCTGGGCCACGAGGGAGCCGGCATCGTGGAGAGCGTCGGAGAGGGAGTCACCAAGTTTCAACCAg ggGACACAGTCATACCCTTGTATATCCCACAGTGTAGAGAGTGCAAGTTCTGTAAGAATCCCAAAACCAACTTGTGTCAAAAGATCAG GCTCACTCAGGGCAAAGGCTTGATGCCAGACGGGACAAGCCGCTTTTCCTGCAAAGGCAAGAGCCTCTTCCACTTCATGGGCTGTAGCACATTCTCTGAGTACACGGTGGTGGCTGAGATCTCCCTGGCTAAAGTGGACCACAGGGCGCCCCTGGACAAGGTGTGTCTGCTGGGCTGTGGCATCACCACTGGTTATGGAGCAGCTCTAAACACCGCCAAG GTGGAGGCCGGCTCAACCTGTGCAGTGTTCGGCCTGGGAGCTCTGGGCCTTGCAGCAATCATGGGCTGTAAAGCAGCCGGGGCCGCCAGGATTATTGGAGTCGATCTCAACCCCGATAAGTTTAAAACTGCTCGAGAGTTCGGTGCCACAGACGTGGTGAACCCAAAGGACCACAGCAAGCCAATCCAAGAGGTCCTGGTGGAGATGACAGATGGAGGCGTGGACTACTCCTTTGAATGTGTGGGCAACGTGGCTATCATG AGGGCAGCCCTGGAGGCCTGCCATAAAGGATGGGGCACCAGCGTAATCATCGGGGTGGCAGCAGCCGGGCAAGAGATCTCCACCCGGCCCTTCCAGCTGGTGACCGGACGCACCTGGAGAGGCACTGCTTTTGGAG GATACAAGAGTGTCGACAGTGTTCCCAAACTGGTGGAGGAGTACATGAACAAGAAGCTGAAAGTGGATGAATTTGTGACTCACACTCTGCCCTTTGTGAAGATCACTGATGGTTTTGATCTCATGCATGCTGGGAAATG CATTCGCGTCGTCCTTCAGTTCTAG